Within Microterricola gilva, the genomic segment ACTCCGCTCCGCTGACCCATCTGGCCTCGTCGAGCGAGCTCTCCGCCGCGCAATCGGCCTGGACGAAGACCATCCCGCTGACACGCCCGCCCGCGCGGTCGACGTCGCCAGGCAGCATCGGTGCATTCAGCGCGGGGATCCCGGACAGCCACGGGTAGTCGAAGCGCGCTGTGTCCCAGACGTGGACGTGCGCGTCGATGACACCCATCAGGCGCTGGGGTTCTGGGTGGCGGCCTTCTGGGCGCTGAGGGCCCACACCTGCTCGAGCGGGCTGAAGCCCTCCTCGCCGTCCGCGCCGCGGAACAACTCGACGTAACGCCCGATGTCGAGCTGCCAGCGCGCGTTCGCCGGGTCATCGTCGAGAGCCGCGAGCGCGGCGTCGAAGTCGTCGCAATCGACCAGGTGGAACAGCCGGTGGCCGGAACGCCAGATCGTCCAGT encodes:
- a CDS encoding L-rhamnose mutarotase yields the protein MIVALHSEIRAGAVDGYRAAHLTIPEELVASFDRFGIHDWTIWRSGHRLFHLVDCDDFDAALAALDDDPANARWQLDIGRYVELFRGADGEEGFSPLEQVWALSAQKAATQNPSA